A single genomic interval of Zobellia nedashkovskayae harbors:
- the fucP gene encoding L-fucose:H+ symporter permease, producing the protein MKTEQKIPVVAKELLFPFILITSLFALWGFANDITNPMVAAFKRILELNNTQASWVQAAFYGGYFTMALPAAYVVKKFSYKVGILVGLALYAVGALMFYPAAAMESYIFFLLALYVLTFGLAFLETTANPYILAMGAEETATLRLNLAQAFNPLGALSGLFVAQFFILGALQSDDVAPDGSYIYETLSESAKAAVKTSDLMVIRNPYVGLGLFVIFMLVVIAMVKMPEGKTENQVGLRESIKRIFKKERFVGGMLTQMFYVGAQIMCWTYIYQYAENIGINNRDAVNYAYAALVIFLVSRFLCTYLMKFINSGRLLMMLSLLAIVFCAGTIFIEGIGGLYSLVMVSFCMSLMFPTIYGIALTGLGDDAKSASAFLVMAIVGGAFMPMLQGLILDIGGTGYSDVRILGVPEVNFSFILPMLCFFVVAFYGHRAYKKYDLE; encoded by the coding sequence ATGAAAACCGAACAAAAAATACCAGTAGTAGCTAAAGAATTACTTTTCCCATTTATATTAATCACCTCTTTATTTGCGCTTTGGGGTTTTGCTAATGACATCACCAACCCCATGGTAGCAGCATTTAAAAGAATTTTGGAGCTTAATAATACGCAAGCTTCTTGGGTGCAAGCTGCCTTTTATGGCGGCTATTTTACTATGGCATTGCCAGCAGCTTATGTGGTAAAGAAATTTAGTTACAAAGTGGGTATTTTAGTCGGACTTGCATTATACGCAGTGGGAGCGCTTATGTTCTATCCCGCAGCAGCTATGGAAAGTTATATATTCTTTCTTTTGGCCTTGTATGTACTAACCTTTGGTCTTGCGTTTTTAGAAACTACGGCTAACCCATATATTTTGGCCATGGGAGCAGAGGAAACAGCAACTTTACGATTGAACCTTGCTCAGGCTTTTAATCCATTAGGAGCTCTTTCTGGTCTTTTTGTAGCACAGTTTTTTATACTGGGAGCATTACAATCAGATGATGTGGCACCAGACGGTTCTTATATCTATGAAACCCTGTCAGAATCTGCAAAAGCAGCTGTTAAGACTTCGGATTTAATGGTGATTAGAAACCCTTACGTAGGGCTGGGGCTCTTCGTGATCTTCATGTTAGTGGTGATTGCCATGGTAAAAATGCCAGAGGGCAAGACGGAAAACCAAGTAGGGTTACGAGAATCTATAAAGAGGATATTTAAAAAGGAACGTTTTGTAGGCGGAATGCTTACGCAAATGTTCTATGTAGGTGCTCAGATTATGTGCTGGACGTACATTTACCAGTATGCAGAAAACATTGGCATTAACAATAGAGATGCCGTTAACTATGCTTATGCTGCCTTAGTGATTTTTCTGGTCAGTAGGTTCTTGTGTACATATCTTATGAAGTTCATCAATTCTGGAAGACTGTTAATGATGCTATCCTTATTAGCAATTGTCTTCTGTGCGGGTACGATTTTTATAGAAGGTATAGGTGGCCTTTATTCCCTGGTTATGGTTTCTTTCTGTATGTCTTTGATGTTCCCAACTATTTATGGGATTGCATTAACAGGATTGGGAGATGATGCCAAATCTGCTTCTGCTTTTTTAGTAATGGCTATAGTAGGTGGTGCTTTTATGCCCATGTTACAAGGCTTAATATTAGATATTGGTGGAACTGGATATAGCGATGTGCGTATACTAGGAGTTCCAGAGGTGAACTTTTCGTTTATACTTCCTATGCTTTGCTTTTTTGTGGTAGCCTTTTATGGTCACAGAGCGTATAAAAAATACGATTTAGAATAG
- a CDS encoding alpha-hydroxy acid oxidase, whose amino-acid sequence MGKKSKTGLDPRYPSIDDLRNKAMQKIPKFAFEYLDGGCNEDVNLRKNTAEIREVELLPYYLSKHTESVMKTELFGHTYDAPFGIAPVGLQGLMWPNAPEILAKAAFEHNIPFVLSTVSTSSIERISEITEGNAWFQLYHPAENSLRDDIIKRAAAAECPVLVILCDVPTFGFRPRDIRNGLAMPPKMSVKNILQIMGKPEWAMKTLIHGQPSFETLKPYMPKGLDLKQLGKFMDQTFSGRLNEEKIKPIRDMWKGKLVLKGVANEADAEKAVRLGIDGVIVSNHGGRQLDAGESTIKPLCRIAEKYSNQLTVMMDSGIRSGPDVARALASGAKFTFMGRSFMYGVSALGNNGGNHTISLLKTELQQVMEQICCERVSDFPNHLIKK is encoded by the coding sequence ATGGGAAAAAAATCTAAAACAGGATTGGATCCTCGGTATCCTTCTATTGATGATTTGCGGAATAAAGCGATGCAAAAGATTCCAAAATTTGCTTTCGAATATTTGGATGGAGGATGCAACGAAGATGTCAATTTACGTAAGAACACAGCTGAAATACGAGAGGTGGAACTTTTGCCTTATTATCTAAGCAAGCATACGGAGTCTGTAATGAAAACGGAACTTTTTGGTCACACGTATGATGCTCCTTTTGGTATAGCACCTGTTGGTCTACAAGGACTTATGTGGCCTAATGCTCCTGAAATTTTAGCGAAAGCTGCTTTTGAGCATAATATCCCTTTTGTTTTAAGTACGGTAAGCACCAGTAGTATTGAACGAATTTCTGAGATAACAGAAGGTAATGCTTGGTTTCAATTATATCACCCAGCGGAAAATTCGTTACGTGATGATATTATCAAAAGGGCTGCCGCTGCAGAATGTCCAGTTCTTGTTATTCTTTGTGACGTGCCTACTTTTGGTTTTAGACCGCGAGATATTAGAAACGGATTGGCAATGCCTCCTAAAATGTCCGTTAAAAACATACTTCAGATTATGGGCAAACCAGAATGGGCAATGAAAACGCTTATTCACGGACAACCTAGTTTTGAAACCTTAAAACCCTATATGCCCAAAGGATTGGATTTAAAACAATTAGGTAAGTTTATGGATCAGACTTTTTCGGGAAGATTGAATGAGGAGAAGATTAAACCGATTCGGGATATGTGGAAAGGCAAGTTGGTTCTGAAAGGAGTAGCTAATGAAGCCGATGCCGAAAAAGCGGTTAGGTTAGGTATAGATGGCGTAATTGTTTCCAATCATGGAGGTAGACAGTTAGATGCGGGAGAATCTACCATAAAACCATTATGCAGAATAGCAGAGAAATATAGTAATCAACTAACGGTAATGATGGATAGCGGTATACGTTCCGGTCCTGATGTAGCCCGAGCTTTGGCCAGTGGTGCTAAATTCACTTTTATGGGACGCTCGTTTATGTACGGTGTAAGTGCCTTAGGAAACAACGGCGGAAACCACACCATATCATTACTTAAAACCGAATTACAGCAGGTAATGGAACAGATTTGTTGTGAACGTGTTTCAGATTTTCCAAACCATTTGATTAAAAAATAA
- a CDS encoding nucleoside hydrolase-like domain-containing protein, producing the protein MKKLFFLLLFLLNFSVLTAQQTLQKNRVIILTDIEADPDDAQSLVRLLVYSNEIDIKGIVASTSCWLKNSVHPESIIRILHAYAKVQPNLKEHHPDFPEASNLLAVVKTGLPVYGMLGVGEGKDSEGSDWIIKNLEEDDERPLWISVWGGSTTLAQALFTIKATKTIKEQKRLISKLRVYAISDQDDSSIWIRDNFRDLFYIVTPGDDYDRATWNGINSVVSGIDNTEISNSWLAENIQQAHGSLGAAYPDVAYGMEGDTPAFLSLIPNGLNSSEHPNWGGWGGRYEFYKPYFSGRKQGKSGVPFEVETRKIWTNAEDSFTPFVTNEYGRTITSDTLNFTSDKVSLWRWRDDFQNDFAARMDWCTLPYEEANHAPIIVLNHPENITIESGKSITFDAANSTDPDGDNLSYLWFNYPEAGTYEEPLSINGAKNLHFAKINTPRLREEVTAHYILKVTDKGEPALSSYKRIIVTIKPKVY; encoded by the coding sequence ATGAAAAAACTATTTTTCCTATTGTTATTCCTATTGAACTTTAGTGTTCTAACTGCACAGCAAACTCTTCAAAAAAATAGGGTAATTATATTAACTGATATTGAGGCAGACCCTGACGACGCCCAATCATTAGTCCGTTTGCTAGTATACTCCAATGAAATAGATATTAAAGGCATTGTTGCCTCCACCTCCTGCTGGCTCAAAAATAGCGTACACCCAGAATCTATAATCAGAATACTCCATGCCTATGCCAAGGTACAACCTAACTTAAAGGAACATCATCCGGATTTCCCTGAGGCAAGTAATTTGTTGGCCGTAGTAAAAACAGGCCTACCTGTATACGGTATGTTGGGTGTTGGAGAAGGAAAAGATTCCGAAGGCTCCGACTGGATCATTAAAAACCTAGAAGAAGATGATGAACGCCCGTTATGGATTTCTGTTTGGGGTGGTTCTACCACTCTGGCACAAGCGCTATTCACAATAAAAGCCACAAAAACTATAAAAGAACAAAAACGACTAATTTCTAAACTTCGCGTATATGCCATTTCTGACCAAGATGATAGTAGCATCTGGATCAGAGATAACTTTCGTGACCTCTTTTACATTGTTACTCCAGGAGACGATTATGATCGTGCCACATGGAACGGTATTAATAGTGTTGTCTCAGGCATTGACAATACTGAAATCAGCAACTCGTGGCTTGCAGAAAACATACAACAAGCACATGGGTCTCTTGGTGCCGCCTATCCCGATGTTGCTTACGGAATGGAAGGAGATACGCCTGCTTTTCTTTCTCTTATTCCTAACGGATTAAATTCCTCTGAACATCCCAATTGGGGAGGTTGGGGTGGTAGATACGAATTTTACAAACCTTACTTTTCTGGTCGAAAGCAAGGGAAATCCGGTGTGCCATTTGAGGTTGAAACCAGAAAAATATGGACCAATGCCGAGGACAGTTTTACGCCTTTTGTTACAAATGAATATGGAAGAACTATAACTTCAGATACTTTAAATTTCACAAGTGATAAGGTATCATTATGGCGCTGGCGAGATGATTTTCAAAATGATTTTGCCGCCCGGATGGATTGGTGTACGCTACCTTATGAAGAAGCCAATCACGCTCCAATTATTGTGCTAAACCATCCTGAGAACATTACTATTGAATCTGGTAAAAGTATCACTTTTGATGCCGCTAATTCTACTGATCCGGACGGAGATAACTTAAGTTATCTGTGGTTTAATTATCCTGAAGCCGGTACCTACGAAGAACCTCTATCTATTAACGGTGCAAAGAATCTACATTTCGCCAAAATCAATACACCAAGACTTAGGGAAGAGGTAACCGCTCATTATATTCTAAAAGTAACCGATAAGGGCGAACCTGCATTATCTAGTTACAAGCGAATTATTGTTACGATTAAACCCAAGGTTTATTAG
- a CDS encoding YdeI/OmpD-associated family protein, which yields MAKTEIDSYCPKNPKEWRTWLEKNHIQEDSVWLVIHKKNTANTNLSWSEAVDHALCFGWIDSTKRTIDSEKYKQYFCKRKAVSNWSKINKEKIADLIKKDLMTNAGHKSIAIAKTNGSWSILDTVEALEIPPDLAEELQKRKGAEEFFTMLSKSAKKILLYWVISAKRKETRAKRILEITVNASKNLKPKQFR from the coding sequence ATGGCAAAAACGGAAATAGACAGCTACTGCCCTAAAAACCCTAAAGAGTGGCGGACATGGCTAGAAAAAAACCATATACAAGAAGACTCCGTTTGGTTGGTCATTCATAAAAAGAATACTGCTAACACCAATTTATCTTGGAGTGAAGCGGTTGACCACGCACTTTGTTTTGGTTGGATAGACAGTACGAAAAGAACGATAGATTCGGAGAAGTACAAACAGTATTTTTGCAAACGAAAAGCAGTAAGCAATTGGTCCAAAATTAACAAAGAGAAAATAGCGGATCTTATAAAAAAAGATCTAATGACCAATGCTGGCCACAAAAGTATTGCTATAGCAAAAACCAATGGTTCGTGGTCTATTTTGGATACAGTTGAAGCTTTAGAAATTCCACCAGATCTGGCGGAGGAATTGCAAAAAAGAAAAGGTGCCGAAGAATTCTTTACTATGTTAAGCAAATCTGCAAAAAAAATCCTGTTATATTGGGTAATTTCTGCCAAAAGAAAAGAAACACGCGCAAAACGAATTTTAGAAATTACAGTGAATGCCAGTAAAAACTTAAAACCAAAGCAGTTCAGGTAA
- a CDS encoding DUF1801 domain-containing protein, with protein sequence MEDLQLKINPEVALVFNKYPETVRNQMLTLRKLVIETAKKIDGIDQLEETLKWGEPSYLTKIGSTLRMDWKAKSPDQYALYFKCTSRLVETFKIVFKNTFDFEGKRAIVFKLDSEIPTEELTYCIKAALTYHRVKHLPTLGI encoded by the coding sequence ATGGAAGATTTGCAGCTAAAAATCAATCCTGAAGTAGCATTGGTTTTTAATAAATATCCAGAGACTGTTCGGAATCAAATGCTGACTTTACGAAAATTAGTAATTGAAACAGCTAAAAAAATTGATGGTATTGACCAGTTAGAAGAAACGCTAAAATGGGGCGAACCTAGTTACTTGACCAAAATAGGCAGCACGCTCCGCATGGATTGGAAAGCCAAATCTCCCGACCAATATGCCCTCTATTTTAAGTGTACTAGCAGATTGGTAGAAACCTTTAAAATCGTTTTTAAAAACACCTTTGACTTTGAAGGAAAAAGAGCAATTGTTTTTAAGCTAGATAGTGAAATCCCTACCGAAGAACTTACCTATTGCATAAAAGCTGCCCTAACGTATCATAGAGTAAAACACCTGCCTACATTGGGTATTTAA
- a CDS encoding MBL fold metallo-hydrolase RNA specificity domain-containing protein: MNKVKIHFLGASGTVTGSKFYLETPELNVMVDCGMYQGLKELRQLNWEPLPIDVSKIDVVLLTHGHLDHTGYLPRLVMQGFNGKIIGTPPTLAITEIILLDSAKIHEEEAERANKEGYSKHDPAKPFYTLREAERAIDLFSSEEKDEWISLSEHVRFRFNFNGHIIGATFIELEILGKLFVFSGDIGREHDPLLAPPEHPKWVDYLFIESTYGNKLHPQEDVEQILVDLVTETINQRGNLIIPSFAVERLQSLMYLLWQLFKKNRIPNIPIFIDSPMGNNVLSVFQQFPEWHKLSSKEYAAMYRHFNIISSYADTWKTIDDTRPKIVIAGSGMVTGGRVLTYLKQLMGRSSTTVLMVGHQAEGTRGKQLLEGAYELKLFGKYYPVKSKIYHLESLSGHADQKELLHWMQDIKNIPEEVFLVHGEPSSLDAFRVKIRDVYNWNVHIPKLNEIKEIIL; encoded by the coding sequence ATGAACAAAGTAAAAATTCACTTTTTGGGAGCCTCCGGCACCGTAACCGGATCTAAGTTTTATTTAGAAACACCAGAACTTAATGTTATGGTAGACTGTGGTATGTACCAAGGCTTAAAAGAATTACGGCAATTGAACTGGGAACCCTTGCCTATTGATGTCTCAAAAATTGACGTAGTGTTACTAACACACGGGCATCTAGATCATACAGGATATCTTCCTAGATTGGTCATGCAAGGCTTTAATGGAAAAATAATTGGTACGCCCCCAACTTTGGCCATAACCGAGATCATTCTTTTAGATAGCGCTAAAATTCATGAAGAAGAGGCTGAACGTGCTAATAAAGAAGGGTATAGCAAACACGATCCAGCAAAACCTTTTTATACGCTTCGCGAAGCGGAAAGGGCAATAGACCTATTTTCTTCGGAAGAAAAAGATGAATGGATATCTCTTTCTGAACATGTTCGTTTCAGGTTCAATTTTAACGGACATATTATAGGCGCCACTTTTATAGAACTGGAGATTTTAGGAAAATTATTTGTTTTTTCAGGTGATATAGGTAGAGAGCATGACCCCCTATTGGCTCCTCCCGAGCATCCAAAATGGGTAGATTATCTTTTTATTGAAAGTACATACGGAAACAAGTTACATCCACAGGAAGATGTAGAACAAATCTTGGTTGACCTAGTTACTGAAACCATTAATCAAAGAGGAAACCTGATCATTCCATCTTTTGCTGTAGAACGTCTACAATCCCTTATGTACCTCTTATGGCAATTGTTCAAAAAGAATAGAATACCCAATATTCCTATTTTTATTGATAGCCCCATGGGCAATAATGTGCTGTCTGTTTTTCAACAATTTCCTGAATGGCACAAACTCTCAAGTAAGGAATATGCGGCCATGTACAGACATTTTAATATCATAAGTTCATATGCAGATACCTGGAAAACAATTGATGATACCAGACCAAAAATAGTTATTGCCGGTAGCGGTATGGTTACTGGCGGAAGAGTACTCACTTATTTAAAACAGTTAATGGGGCGTTCTTCCACAACGGTCTTAATGGTAGGACACCAAGCAGAAGGTACTAGGGGCAAACAACTATTAGAAGGCGCTTATGAATTGAAACTATTCGGAAAGTATTATCCTGTAAAATCAAAAATATATCACTTAGAAAGTCTCTCCGGTCATGCAGACCAAAAAGAGCTATTACATTGGATGCAAGACATTAAGAACATACCCGAAGAAGTTTTTCTTGTTCATGGAGAACCCTCTTCACTAGATGCTTTTAGAGTTAAGATTCGCGATGTATATAATTGGAATGTACACATTCCAAAACTAAACGAAATTAAAGAAATTATCTTATAA
- a CDS encoding ATP cone domain-containing protein, whose product MKKEIDIIKSSGVKAHFSMDKLRNSLKHTGANHELVEHIVDQVRDELYEGISTNEIYNRAFALLKKKKSVFASKYKLKKAIYELGPTGFPFERFIGALLTYSGYETKVGIVMDGICVTHEIDVVAEKNGTVTIIECKFHSEEGRNCNVKVPLYIHSRYNDVKAHWKTKKTETKTLNPGWVVTNTRFTSDAIKYGKCVNLYLLSWDYPLNDGIKDRIDRLKLYPITVSTILTNREKQFLLSRDVVLCRELWKEKFLLDHLGVSNTRKAKILSEVEQLCNL is encoded by the coding sequence ATGAAAAAGGAAATCGATATAATAAAATCATCAGGTGTAAAAGCCCATTTTTCTATGGATAAGCTTCGCAACTCCCTAAAACATACTGGGGCAAATCATGAGTTGGTTGAGCATATTGTCGATCAAGTACGCGATGAACTTTATGAAGGCATATCTACCAATGAAATTTACAACCGGGCCTTTGCCTTATTGAAAAAAAAGAAATCTGTTTTTGCTTCAAAATATAAGCTGAAAAAGGCTATTTATGAGTTGGGTCCAACGGGGTTCCCTTTTGAACGTTTTATAGGAGCCCTCTTAACGTATTCCGGCTATGAGACCAAGGTTGGTATCGTAATGGACGGTATTTGTGTTACTCATGAAATTGATGTAGTTGCCGAAAAAAATGGAACCGTAACTATAATAGAATGCAAATTTCATAGCGAAGAAGGTCGCAATTGCAATGTTAAAGTACCGCTCTATATACACTCGCGCTATAACGATGTAAAAGCACATTGGAAAACAAAAAAAACGGAGACCAAAACCCTGAACCCCGGTTGGGTAGTGACCAACACACGTTTTACTTCAGATGCCATAAAATATGGTAAGTGCGTTAATTTATACCTTTTAAGTTGGGATTACCCTTTAAACGATGGTATTAAAGACCGTATTGATAGGCTTAAGTTATATCCTATTACCGTTTCTACCATATTGACCAATCGTGAAAAACAATTCTTGCTGAGTAGAGATGTGGTACTCTGTCGTGAACTATGGAAAGAAAAATTCTTGTTGGACCATTTGGGAGTTTCTAATACGCGAAAGGCAAAAATATTAAGCGAGGTTGAACAACTCTGTAATCTTTAA
- a CDS encoding mechanosensitive ion channel family protein yields MDALLNFLKDPLAAKVLKLLLWIIFIVFSIGFLRKLLKKRISDVTIRYKAQKGVELVGYFLIFFLILISFTVKSIADYTIIIGLFTAGITFTLQELILSITGSFYIFFVRVYKPGDRIEINGIKGDVIDIDSIYTTLMELGEWVSSDNYSGRIVKISNSFVFKGPIKNYSMDFPFLWDELNIMITYESDIALAKKIILDDATELLSEYTKNSLTKWKEMVAHYYIEDATLEPTVALKITDNWIEINLRYITDYKRRRITKNQLFERIQQSIFASNGKVVLASTTLQLLKIPDVNVQVKSSV; encoded by the coding sequence ATGGACGCACTACTCAATTTTCTAAAGGACCCACTAGCCGCAAAGGTTTTAAAACTTTTGTTATGGATTATCTTTATTGTTTTCTCCATTGGCTTTCTAAGGAAGCTGCTTAAGAAACGTATTAGTGATGTAACCATTAGGTACAAGGCTCAAAAGGGTGTTGAGCTGGTAGGTTACTTTTTGATTTTCTTTTTAATATTGATTTCTTTTACCGTAAAAAGTATAGCGGACTATACTATTATCATCGGTCTGTTTACTGCGGGAATTACCTTTACGTTACAAGAACTTATCTTGAGCATAACAGGCTCATTTTACATCTTTTTTGTCCGTGTTTATAAACCTGGTGATAGAATTGAGATTAACGGTATAAAAGGCGATGTAATTGATATTGATAGTATTTACACGACCCTTATGGAATTGGGCGAATGGGTAAGTAGCGATAACTATTCTGGGCGAATTGTAAAAATCAGTAATTCTTTTGTTTTTAAAGGTCCCATTAAAAACTACTCCATGGATTTTCCCTTTCTATGGGATGAGCTAAATATTATGATTACCTATGAGTCTGATATTGCATTAGCGAAAAAAATTATATTGGATGATGCTACAGAGCTACTTTCTGAATACACCAAAAACTCATTGACAAAATGGAAAGAAATGGTCGCCCATTATTATATTGAAGACGCTACTCTAGAACCAACCGTAGCACTAAAAATTACCGATAATTGGATTGAAATTAACCTAAGGTATATAACGGATTATAAACGACGACGCATTACAAAGAATCAACTTTTTGAGCGTATTCAACAATCAATATTCGCCTCTAACGGCAAAGTTGTGTTAGCCTCTACTACGCTACAATTACTAAAAATTCCAGACGTAAATGTTCAGGTAAAGAGCTCAGTGTAA
- a CDS encoding universal stress protein, producing the protein MYKRILVPTDFSKNALNAVRYALDLYAKLNCEFYFLNVFKLENYTTDTLIIPEPGSAEFEVAKAKSEENFVKLLDMLALHHDNPKHIYHTIPTFTFLSAAIKKTISNKDIDLVVMGTKGASGAKGVIFGSNTVKTMEIVSECPVLAVPKEVRFTSPKEIVFPTDFKSVFKRRELRYLIEIAKMHEATVRVLHISKKPFLKPEQEENKQLLRDILDEVAHSFHTLTEKDVADGITAFVESRDSDMIAFINHRHFFFEKIFTKPLVKEIGYDATVPILALH; encoded by the coding sequence ATGTACAAAAGAATATTGGTACCTACAGATTTCTCCAAAAATGCCCTCAATGCGGTGCGGTACGCACTTGATTTATACGCAAAGTTAAATTGCGAATTTTATTTTTTGAATGTTTTTAAGCTAGAAAACTACACTACTGATACGCTCATTATACCCGAACCGGGCAGCGCGGAGTTTGAGGTTGCAAAAGCCAAATCAGAAGAAAATTTCGTGAAATTATTAGATATGCTTGCGCTACATCATGACAACCCAAAACATATCTACCACACCATACCAACTTTTACTTTTCTATCTGCTGCGATTAAAAAAACCATTTCAAATAAGGATATTGATTTGGTGGTTATGGGTACCAAAGGGGCATCTGGTGCCAAAGGTGTTATTTTTGGTAGTAATACCGTAAAGACTATGGAAATTGTTTCTGAATGTCCGGTTTTGGCGGTACCTAAAGAGGTACGTTTCACTTCCCCTAAAGAAATTGTTTTCCCAACAGATTTTAAATCGGTCTTTAAAAGGAGGGAGTTAAGATACCTCATTGAAATTGCAAAAATGCATGAAGCAACTGTTAGGGTACTTCATATTTCAAAAAAACCATTTCTAAAACCTGAGCAAGAAGAAAACAAACAATTGCTAAGAGATATTTTAGATGAAGTTGCCCACAGTTTTCATACGCTGACCGAAAAAGATGTAGCAGACGGAATTACCGCTTTTGTGGAAAGTAGAGATAGCGATATGATTGCTTTTATTAACCACAGACACTTTTTCTTTGAGAAAATATTTACTAAACCATTAGTCAAAGAAATAGGGTATGATGCTACTGTCCCTATTTTGGCATTGCATTAA
- a CDS encoding universal stress protein: protein MKNILVATDFSNNAYCALFYATQVLKSIKCNFYLVNVYNDLTPLIGGKSEFLVGQKLLNELAATSKEKITALKHRITLDNENPLHKFETISKKGNLIKTIHQMLNAFEIDLVVMGSKGYTGAKEIFFGSNTIQLANTITQCPVLTIPKELDFVAPTDIAFVTDYKKGCTKKTTAPLLFIAELFNAKIRVMHINEEEELSKEQESHREMLELCLKNTEHSSHWVQAFADKAMVIDDFLNNKGVDMFAMVHYKHTFFDRVLREPVVKNVSMYSNIPFLILPFKG, encoded by the coding sequence ATGAAAAATATATTGGTCGCCACGGACTTTTCAAACAATGCATATTGTGCTCTTTTTTATGCCACGCAAGTATTGAAGTCAATTAAATGCAACTTTTACCTTGTAAACGTGTATAATGACCTCACTCCTTTAATTGGAGGGAAATCAGAATTTTTGGTAGGTCAAAAACTACTGAACGAATTAGCTGCTACCTCTAAGGAAAAAATTACAGCTCTTAAGCATAGAATTACTTTAGACAATGAAAATCCTTTACACAAATTCGAGACCATTTCTAAAAAAGGGAATCTAATTAAAACCATACACCAAATGCTGAATGCATTTGAAATTGATTTGGTAGTTATGGGTAGTAAAGGTTATACGGGAGCTAAAGAAATTTTCTTTGGCAGCAATACCATTCAGCTGGCCAATACCATAACCCAATGTCCTGTTTTGACCATTCCAAAAGAACTAGATTTTGTAGCACCTACGGACATTGCCTTTGTAACCGATTATAAAAAAGGGTGTACAAAAAAAACTACAGCACCTCTTTTGTTCATTGCAGAACTCTTTAATGCCAAAATTAGGGTCATGCACATAAATGAAGAAGAGGAGCTAAGTAAAGAACAAGAGTCGCACAGAGAAATGCTTGAGCTATGTCTTAAAAATACAGAGCATAGTTCTCACTGGGTACAGGCTTTTGCTGATAAGGCCATGGTTATTGATGATTTTCTAAATAATAAGGGCGTAGATATGTTTGCTATGGTACATTATAAACACACCTTTTTTGATCGCGTATTACGTGAGCCTGTGGTCAAGAATGTAAGCATGTACTCTAATATACCATTTCTAATATTACCCTTTAAAGGCTAA
- the trxA gene encoding thioredoxin, with product MKSSFNTIIESDTPVLVDFFADWCGPCKMLAPILKQVKEELGDSIKIVKIDVDKNQPLASTYNVRGVPTMMLFKNGKQVWRQSGVLQKNDIVQIVKSNS from the coding sequence ATGAAAAGCAGTTTTAATACTATAATAGAATCTGATACACCCGTATTGGTAGATTTTTTTGCGGATTGGTGTGGACCTTGTAAAATGTTGGCGCCTATCTTAAAGCAAGTAAAAGAAGAACTGGGAGATAGCATAAAAATCGTAAAGATAGATGTGGATAAAAATCAGCCCTTGGCCAGCACGTATAATGTACGTGGTGTGCCTACTATGATGTTATTTAAAAACGGAAAACAAGTTTGGAGACAATCTGGTGTTTTACAAAAAAATGACATCGTACAAATTGTAAAGTCGAATTCTTAA